One genomic segment of Trichococcus shcherbakoviae includes these proteins:
- a CDS encoding peptidase U32 family protein, translating into MIELIATAESVAQAKELVDCGVDILYIGEDEYGLRLPYSFTREEQREVIAYAHAKGAQVSAAVNAIFHNDRINQVAEYLAFLREAEVDSITLGDPGVVQVMREQDLFIPYRYDAQVMVTSSGQINFWAKRGAVGSVLAREVPFEEMKKLIPGALVPVEVLVYGATCIHQSKRNLLENYFNFIEKEEAVNKERGLFISEPKKVDSHYSIYQDRNGTHIFANNDLDLMPHLGELTAIGVSQWMLDGLFTLGENFVAIAKLFVEAREALAEGKWTEELAERLDAELHALHPANRELDSGFYSKDPNEVV; encoded by the coding sequence ATGATCGAGCTGATTGCAACAGCCGAGTCAGTAGCGCAAGCCAAGGAATTGGTGGATTGCGGTGTAGATATACTATATATAGGAGAGGATGAGTACGGCCTTCGTTTGCCGTATTCCTTCACCAGAGAGGAACAGCGTGAGGTCATTGCCTATGCGCACGCGAAAGGCGCGCAAGTCAGTGCCGCGGTGAACGCGATCTTCCATAACGATCGGATCAATCAAGTGGCCGAATATCTGGCTTTCCTACGTGAAGCGGAAGTCGACAGCATCACGTTGGGCGACCCTGGCGTAGTGCAGGTCATGCGGGAACAGGATTTGTTCATCCCTTACCGTTATGACGCACAAGTCATGGTGACTTCAAGCGGACAGATAAATTTCTGGGCGAAAAGGGGAGCGGTCGGTTCCGTGCTGGCCCGTGAAGTGCCTTTCGAGGAAATGAAGAAGTTGATTCCGGGCGCTTTGGTGCCGGTCGAAGTGTTGGTGTACGGTGCCACTTGCATCCATCAATCGAAACGCAACCTGCTTGAAAATTATTTCAATTTCATCGAGAAAGAGGAAGCTGTGAACAAAGAGCGCGGGTTGTTCATTTCCGAGCCTAAAAAAGTGGATTCCCATTATTCCATCTATCAGGACCGCAACGGAACGCACATCTTCGCCAACAATGACCTTGATCTGATGCCTCATCTGGGCGAACTGACTGCTATTGGCGTATCGCAATGGATGCTGGATGGATTGTTCACCCTAGGCGAGAATTTTGTCGCAATCGCGAAACTGTTCGTGGAGGCGCGTGAAGCCCTTGCGGAAGGAAAATGGACGGAGGAATTGGCTGAACGTTTGGATGCCGAATTGCACGCTTTGCATCCCGCCAACCGTGAGCTGGATTCCGGGTTCTATTCCAAGGATCCGAACGAAGTCGTCTGA
- a CDS encoding NAD(P)H-hydrate dehydratase, which yields MKKLVNSQQMKKIDAFTIDEIGIPAMVLMENAANQVVTAMEERISREDIILVICGSGNNGGDGMAAARILLNHGFQVDVFLIGERKKLSAESKKQLDIIENLEMVIWDDVSEINFKGYTVLVDAIFGIGLDRPAEGKYAETIQLMNEFHGYVFAVDIPSGISADNGQVLGTAVRADVTITFGIEKIGQLLYPGSLHTGKLIVSDIGFPPSAMDVISSNVLFYEESDLFSLPRRAAYSNKGTYGRVVIIAGSANMCGAAFLSAKAAYRTGAGLVQIVTPDENRAILQMQLPEAILTTYQPDGLDKESERLKIITAVSCADAIVVGPGIGKSDAARTVVDLVLKNSQIPLILDADALNILSDRFNEAALAGNDSRARISAVAQTVPEGSILTPHLKELARLLDKDLADIKADLLGTADFCTADSDLTFVMKDARTVVAHQDERFINATGNNGMATGGSGDVLTGIIAGLLAQGSTPSEAAKLGVYIHGLAGDITAQEKSEYSLMASDLIEALPAVLR from the coding sequence ATGAAAAAACTTGTCAACAGCCAACAGATGAAAAAAATCGACGCCTTTACGATCGATGAGATCGGCATCCCAGCCATGGTGCTGATGGAAAATGCAGCGAATCAGGTCGTCACAGCCATGGAAGAACGCATCTCAAGAGAGGACATCATCCTCGTGATCTGCGGTTCAGGCAACAACGGCGGCGACGGAATGGCGGCAGCCCGCATTTTGTTGAACCACGGCTTCCAAGTGGATGTATTCCTGATCGGCGAACGCAAAAAATTGTCCGCTGAGTCCAAAAAACAACTAGACATCATCGAAAACTTGGAAATGGTCATCTGGGATGACGTCAGCGAAATCAATTTCAAAGGCTACACTGTCTTGGTCGATGCTATTTTCGGCATCGGATTGGATAGGCCCGCAGAAGGGAAATACGCGGAGACGATCCAACTCATGAACGAGTTCCACGGATACGTCTTTGCCGTCGACATCCCATCCGGCATCTCGGCCGACAATGGACAAGTGCTGGGCACCGCTGTCCGGGCGGATGTGACCATCACTTTCGGGATCGAAAAAATCGGCCAGCTGCTTTACCCCGGTTCTTTGCACACCGGAAAACTGATTGTCAGTGATATCGGTTTCCCGCCGAGCGCCATGGATGTCATTTCTTCGAATGTGCTGTTTTATGAAGAGAGCGATCTTTTTTCGCTTCCGAGACGCGCGGCCTATTCGAACAAAGGTACTTACGGCCGGGTCGTGATCATCGCCGGATCCGCAAACATGTGCGGGGCTGCCTTCCTTTCGGCAAAAGCTGCCTATCGTACGGGCGCCGGGCTGGTCCAGATTGTCACTCCGGATGAAAACCGCGCCATCCTTCAGATGCAACTGCCTGAAGCCATCCTGACAACTTACCAGCCGGACGGGTTGGATAAGGAGAGTGAGCGCCTGAAAATCATCACGGCGGTTTCCTGCGCCGATGCGATTGTTGTCGGGCCAGGAATCGGGAAGTCCGATGCCGCCCGCACAGTGGTCGATCTGGTTCTCAAAAACAGCCAGATACCTCTGATCCTCGATGCGGATGCCTTGAATATCCTTTCCGATCGTTTCAACGAAGCGGCGTTGGCGGGTAACGATTCCCGTGCCCGCATCAGCGCAGTAGCGCAGACCGTTCCGGAGGGAAGCATCCTTACCCCTCATTTGAAGGAACTGGCGCGTCTTTTGGATAAGGATCTGGCGGATATAAAAGCGGATCTTCTGGGGACTGCAGATTTTTGCACGGCTGATTCGGATCTGACTTTTGTCATGAAGGATGCCCGGACTGTCGTAGCCCACCAGGATGAACGTTTCATCAACGCTACCGGCAACAACGGCATGGCGACTGGCGGTTCAGGCGATGTCCTCACCGGCATCATCGCCGGCTTGTTGGCTCAAGGCTCGACCCCTTCCGAGGCGGCCAAACTGGGCGTCTACATCCACGGTTTGGCGGGCGATATCACCGCCCAGGAAAAATCCGAATACAGCTTGATGGCTTCTGATCTTATCGAAGCTTTGCCAGCGGTATTGCGCTGA
- a CDS encoding cob(I)yrinic acid a,c-diamide adenosyltransferase: MKYSIYTRTGDKGNTRIGGGKALPKNAERIEAFGALDSLNSWFGLVRTKNDCGEDIQEDMALIQQFLFDCSSDLSIPKGHREYKLTQDHIDWLEKKIDGYSEEPEETQYFIIPGGTELASWFHILRTTTRDAERRIVTFMEQEPEEVNPFVLKFINRLSDYLFVVARVANARKGVPDVPYERSEKVFRISGDKDSSKAKPE; the protein is encoded by the coding sequence ATGAAATACAGCATCTATACACGGACCGGCGATAAAGGCAACACACGCATCGGAGGTGGGAAAGCTCTTCCGAAAAATGCCGAGAGGATCGAAGCTTTCGGCGCGCTCGATAGTCTGAATTCATGGTTCGGCCTTGTCCGCACGAAAAATGATTGTGGCGAGGACATCCAGGAGGACATGGCGCTCATCCAACAGTTCCTGTTCGATTGTTCCTCAGATCTGTCGATCCCTAAAGGGCACCGGGAGTACAAGCTCACCCAAGATCACATCGACTGGTTGGAGAAGAAAATCGATGGCTACAGCGAAGAACCAGAGGAGACCCAGTACTTCATCATACCGGGCGGAACGGAACTGGCAAGCTGGTTCCACATTTTGCGGACGACGACCCGCGACGCGGAACGCCGGATCGTCACCTTCATGGAGCAAGAGCCGGAAGAAGTGAATCCGTTCGTCCTGAAGTTCATCAACCGGCTTTCTGACTATCTGTTTGTCGTGGCCCGGGTCGCCAATGCCCGCAAAGGCGTTCCTGACGTGCCGTACGAGCGCAGCGAAAAAGTGTTCCGCATTTCCGGAGATAAGGACAGTTCCAAGGCGAAACCGGAATAA
- a CDS encoding AI-2E family transporter, with the protein MQKKETKITIPEDTRLISFLGGKTIIYILSTLILIGVLIFTMDTISFIFKPLQVIFSTIVAPVILAIVFYYIFNPMVSFLERRKINRGMATSIVFVLFILMLVYGLVLLVPILSSQLTNLVNEFPTYIEQMNAYFDNLLANSTFKDYYEQAQTWLDSTVGSIPEMILAWIGNSSEKIMNIFSTISSVVVVTVTFPVILFFMLKDQGKFQPFVMKNIPPVFRADIEKISRQMSLQVGSYVQGQLLVALSLGALLIVGYLIIGLEYAFVLALIATFTAVIPFIGATIGVIPALFVAAFTSPAMLLKMAVVWALAQFIQGNIIEPSIMGRNLKMHPLTIIIVLLIMGNLLGFIGMILGVPLFAMLKILLEHVLEKFKLRYNRYFGEVAGPFELDEEEPVLVNGSTPVKDFATVDVARDTPENVNDTEEE; encoded by the coding sequence ATGCAAAAGAAAGAAACGAAAATAACAATACCCGAAGATACGCGCCTCATCTCCTTTTTGGGCGGCAAGACAATCATCTATATCCTGTCCACCCTGATTCTGATCGGCGTGCTCATCTTTACGATGGATACCATTTCATTCATTTTCAAACCGTTGCAGGTCATTTTTTCGACCATCGTGGCACCCGTGATTTTAGCAATCGTCTTCTATTATATATTCAATCCGATGGTGTCCTTCCTTGAAAGAAGGAAAATCAACCGGGGAATGGCGACCTCTATCGTCTTTGTACTCTTCATTTTGATGCTGGTCTATGGGCTTGTCCTTTTGGTTCCTATTCTGTCCAGCCAACTCACCAATTTGGTCAATGAATTTCCTACCTACATTGAACAGATGAATGCCTATTTTGACAATCTGCTCGCGAACAGTACCTTCAAGGACTACTATGAGCAAGCGCAAACTTGGTTGGACAGCACAGTGGGCAGTATCCCTGAGATGATTCTGGCCTGGATCGGCAACTCGAGCGAAAAAATCATGAACATCTTTTCCACCATTTCCAGCGTAGTGGTCGTAACAGTCACTTTCCCGGTCATCCTTTTCTTCATGCTGAAGGACCAAGGAAAGTTCCAACCTTTTGTCATGAAGAACATCCCGCCTGTTTTCCGCGCTGATATCGAAAAGATATCCAGACAGATGTCGCTTCAGGTCGGTTCCTATGTTCAAGGCCAGCTGCTCGTTGCCTTGAGTCTGGGTGCCTTGCTGATAGTCGGTTATTTGATCATCGGTTTGGAATATGCATTCGTTCTCGCCTTGATTGCTACCTTTACGGCGGTCATCCCTTTCATCGGAGCGACCATCGGGGTCATCCCGGCCTTGTTCGTCGCTGCCTTCACGTCTCCGGCCATGCTCCTGAAAATGGCCGTCGTCTGGGCTTTGGCGCAATTCATCCAAGGCAACATCATCGAACCTAGCATCATGGGCCGAAATTTGAAGATGCATCCGCTGACGATCATCATCGTTTTGCTGATCATGGGAAATCTGCTTGGCTTTATCGGAATGATCTTAGGTGTGCCGCTCTTCGCGATGCTGAAGATCCTGCTCGAACATGTACTCGAAAAATTCAAGCTGCGTTACAATCGTTATTTTGGCGAAGTGGCCGGTCCATTCGAGCTGGACGAGGAAGAGCCTGTCTTGGTGAACGGCTCCACCCCCGTCAAGGATTTCGCGACTGTGGATGTTGCCCGGGATACTCCCGAGAACGTTAACGATACTGAAGAAGAATAA
- a CDS encoding sodium:calcium antiporter → MALLLEQMNGYLLVAVLVLCIWVLSKATDILVDEAVSLSLEWGMSQLVIGATIVSLGTSLPELAVSISSSLKGNGILALGNVIGSTFVNTSFILGIGALYGSIPVNRKTAHKHTVLSGLSLLLILSSLPIFHADGQGKIPQWIGIFFLILTPVYFYWTVREGKLPDQEAVIEEDKEKGLPILVKLIKLLISAGFVITSASVLVSTVEIGAARIGIPDSVIASTVVAFGTGLPEISTTIVSVKKGYGALAMGNIMGSNLLNTLFVLGVALGLTPGGIIVSPDFYQIHFPALAILLSVLGYFSYNNKRDVISRKEGRILILFYLVYLVWNYFL, encoded by the coding sequence ATGGCACTGCTATTGGAACAGATGAACGGATATTTGTTGGTTGCAGTGCTTGTCCTCTGTATTTGGGTGCTGTCCAAGGCGACAGATATCCTGGTCGATGAAGCCGTTTCGTTGTCTTTGGAGTGGGGGATGTCCCAGCTTGTGATCGGCGCGACGATTGTTTCTTTGGGAACATCGTTGCCGGAACTGGCGGTATCTATCTCCTCGTCCTTGAAGGGTAACGGCATTCTGGCTTTGGGGAATGTCATCGGTTCGACATTCGTGAACACCAGCTTCATTCTGGGAATCGGAGCGCTCTACGGAAGCATACCCGTCAATCGGAAAACGGCGCATAAACACACCGTTTTGTCGGGGCTTTCGCTTTTGTTGATCCTCTCCTCACTGCCGATTTTTCATGCGGATGGCCAAGGGAAGATACCGCAGTGGATTGGCATTTTTTTTCTGATTTTGACCCCCGTTTACTTCTATTGGACGGTGCGGGAAGGGAAGCTGCCCGATCAAGAGGCTGTCATTGAAGAAGACAAGGAAAAAGGTCTCCCGATTCTGGTCAAATTGATTAAGTTGCTCATCAGTGCAGGCTTTGTGATTACGAGTGCCTCTGTATTGGTAAGTACAGTGGAAATCGGTGCTGCCCGGATTGGCATCCCTGATTCGGTCATCGCTTCCACAGTTGTGGCCTTCGGAACCGGACTGCCGGAAATAAGCACAACCATTGTTTCCGTAAAAAAAGGCTACGGCGCTTTGGCGATGGGGAACATCATGGGTTCCAACTTGTTGAATACTTTGTTCGTTCTTGGTGTGGCATTAGGATTGACACCGGGAGGAATTATCGTCAGTCCGGATTTCTATCAGATCCATTTTCCGGCTTTGGCTATTCTGCTGTCAGTTTTGGGATACTTTTCCTATAACAACAAACGCGATGTCATCAGCAGAAAAGAAGGGCGCATTTTGATACTGTTCTATCTTGTGTATCTGGTATGGAACTATTTCTTATAG
- a CDS encoding NRDE family protein, protein MLYLTKEQHLTGGIAMCLISLQLSQNASYKLILVANRDEQYDRPSLPAHFWPEYPDLLAGKDLSARGTWLGITKQGRIAAVTNSYLTTTQESDKKLSRGNLVMDYLTGSMGPNEYLDQVRQQRTDYNGFNLIVGSSDSLHHYNNILDEISIIQTGNHAVSNATLDTPWPKVTLTKAAMAELASSSELDEEAIFRIMADRTPPSDDQLPDLPLDLPILRAVSANFIRTERYGTRSTTLILIDHSDRVTFVERSYLQDGTSSDVRFNFQLMAEEK, encoded by the coding sequence ATGCTATACTTAACAAAAGAACAACATCTTACTGGGGGAATAGCTATGTGTCTGATTTCGTTGCAACTCAGCCAAAACGCTTCTTACAAATTGATTCTCGTGGCCAATCGGGATGAGCAATATGACCGCCCATCCTTGCCTGCGCACTTCTGGCCGGAGTATCCCGATTTGTTGGCGGGGAAAGATTTGAGCGCCCGCGGCACTTGGCTCGGGATCACCAAACAAGGAAGGATCGCTGCAGTGACCAATAGTTATTTGACGACCACCCAGGAATCCGACAAAAAACTGTCCCGCGGCAACCTGGTGATGGATTACCTGACCGGCAGCATGGGCCCCAACGAATATTTGGATCAGGTCAGGCAACAGCGGACCGACTACAACGGCTTCAATCTGATTGTCGGTTCGAGCGACAGTCTCCATCATTACAACAATATTTTGGACGAAATCAGCATCATTCAAACAGGCAACCATGCCGTCAGCAACGCCACGCTCGATACACCATGGCCAAAAGTCACCCTCACCAAAGCGGCAATGGCCGAACTGGCTTCTTCATCCGAGTTGGACGAAGAGGCCATCTTCCGCATCATGGCGGACCGGACGCCCCCGTCGGATGACCAACTGCCTGATTTGCCGCTGGATTTGCCGATTTTGCGTGCCGTTTCCGCCAATTTCATCCGGACGGAACGCTACGGCACCCGTTCCACGACACTGATCCTCATTGACCATTCCGATCGGGTGACTTTCGTGGAAAGATCTTACCTGCAGGACGGGACCAGCAGTGACGTCCGTTTCAACTTTCAATTGATGGCTGAAGAAAAATGA
- a CDS encoding IS3 family transposase (programmed frameshift): MTPRPRRTYTDDFKNQMVLLYQNGKPRKDILAEYELTASAFDKWVRQSQSSGSFKEKDNRTPEQEEMIRLRKENERLRMENDIFKASGADTRTKIKVIQANAGKYPVSAMCECLDIARSTYYYEAKSSPSDDESLTEEIQEIFRANRRTYGTRRIKKELSKKGKVVSRRKISRIMKKLGLQSCYTVAHYRVHQPKSNESDLGNTLNREFKTANPHGAIVSDLTYVRVGKKWNYLCVLLDLYNREIIGYSCGEYKTAELVLQAFHTVKAPLSSIQLFHTDRGSEFDNQLISKLLDTFDIVRSLSAKGCPYDNAVAEATFKSIKTEFVYQETFETIAELQIKWFDYVHWYNHIRLHSTLDYMAPVEYRRQLAEANCE; encoded by the exons ATGACACCACGTCCAAGAAGAACCTATACCGATGACTTCAAAAACCAGATGGTACTCCTCTACCAAAACGGCAAGCCGCGAAAAGACATATTGGCCGAGTATGAGTTGACCGCATCAGCTTTCGACAAATGGGTACGCCAATCCCAATCGTCGGGCTCATTTAAGGAAAAAGACAACCGTACTCCCGAACAGGAAGAAATGATACGCCTACGTAAAGAAAATGAGCGCCTAAGGATGGAAAATGATATTT TTAAAGCAAGCGGCGCTGATACTCGGACAAAAATAAAAGTTATCCAGGCAAATGCCGGTAAATACCCAGTATCAGCGATGTGCGAATGCCTAGATATCGCCAGAAGTACCTATTACTACGAAGCCAAGAGTAGCCCATCCGATGATGAATCGCTAACAGAAGAAATCCAGGAAATCTTCCGAGCCAATCGGCGTACCTATGGCACGCGGCGGATCAAGAAAGAGCTGTCCAAAAAAGGTAAAGTCGTTTCTCGCAGGAAAATCAGCCGCATCATGAAGAAGTTGGGACTACAATCCTGTTACACGGTAGCCCACTATAGGGTCCATCAACCGAAGAGCAATGAATCGGATCTGGGGAATACGCTGAACCGTGAATTCAAAACAGCCAATCCACATGGCGCAATCGTTAGTGACCTGACTTACGTCAGAGTTGGGAAGAAGTGGAACTACTTGTGTGTCCTGCTCGATCTGTACAACCGAGAAATCATCGGTTATTCGTGTGGTGAGTACAAAACGGCAGAGTTGGTCCTGCAAGCTTTCCATACAGTCAAGGCCCCTTTGTCGTCCATTCAGCTCTTTCATACGGACAGGGGCAGCGAGTTCGATAATCAACTGATTTCTAAACTATTGGATACTTTCGACATCGTCCGCTCCCTCAGCGCCAAAGGTTGCCCTTACGACAACGCTGTTGCCGAAGCGACCTTCAAATCAATCAAGACAGAATTCGTATACCAAGAAACATTCGAAACAATAGCAGAACTTCAGATTAAGTGGTTTGACTATGTGCATTGGTACAATCATATCCGTCTGCACAGCACATTGGACTACATGGCCCCTGTGGAGTACCGCCGCCAATTGGCGGAAGCAAACTGCGAATAA
- a CDS encoding group II intron maturase-specific domain-containing protein, protein MENDGKVRSRPHKTAKQKFRKRLKQLTSRKRPGTFQDIVKEINQYTQGWINYYGIGDMKNFIRETAQWLNHRLRQLIWKRWKRVSTRFYGLMRYGLSTLFRTKIIRCQK, encoded by the coding sequence TTGGAAAACGATGGGAAAGTCAGAAGCCGTCCACATAAGACGGCTAAACAGAAATTCCGAAAACGATTAAAACAGCTAACCAGTCGGAAACGACCAGGAACCTTTCAAGACATAGTAAAAGAAATCAATCAGTATACGCAAGGATGGATAAACTACTATGGCATTGGTGATATGAAAAACTTTATCAGGGAAACGGCTCAATGGCTGAATCATCGACTAAGGCAGCTAATTTGGAAGAGATGGAAAAGAGTCTCTACCCGCTTCTACGGATTGATGCGTTATGGACTGTCAACACTTTTTCGGACAAAAATAATAAGGTGTCAAAAATGA
- the ltrA gene encoding group II intron reverse transcriptase/maturase, with translation METKEIWRSVERYSMDMKKQDGITLIERIATPRNLVIACEKVYKNKGAAGIDGITVQEIDEHMGKYQKAIIAKLLDGTYKPQPVKRVSIPKENGSMRNLGIPVVRDRVVQQAILQIIEPLFDPNFSRYSFGFRKGRSAHDAIKQAEKYIEEGYKTIVDCDLKNYFDTVNHQKLMVYLREFIQDEIVLKLIWSFLRSGIMEQDVFIQSYKGTPQGGVISPLLANIYLNQLDRELEKRGHRFVRYADDFCIYTKTPRAGERVLASVTTFLEKKLKLTVNTDKSKVTTPGSAKFLGFTIWKTMGKSEAVHIRRLNRNSEND, from the coding sequence TTGGAAACGAAAGAGATATGGAGAAGCGTAGAGAGATACAGCATGGATATGAAGAAACAAGATGGTATCACGTTAATCGAGAGAATCGCAACACCAAGGAATTTAGTCATTGCCTGCGAGAAAGTCTACAAAAACAAAGGCGCTGCAGGTATTGATGGCATCACGGTTCAGGAAATAGATGAACATATGGGCAAGTACCAAAAGGCGATCATTGCAAAATTGTTGGATGGGACCTACAAGCCACAACCGGTCAAGCGGGTATCCATACCCAAGGAAAATGGCAGTATGCGTAATCTGGGAATTCCTGTAGTGAGAGATAGAGTTGTTCAACAGGCTATCTTACAGATAATTGAACCGCTGTTTGACCCAAACTTTTCCAGGTATAGTTTCGGTTTTCGAAAAGGAAGAAGCGCGCATGATGCAATTAAACAAGCTGAGAAATACATTGAAGAAGGATACAAAACAATCGTCGATTGTGACTTGAAGAATTATTTCGATACAGTCAATCATCAAAAACTGATGGTGTATCTGAGGGAATTCATACAAGACGAGATTGTACTGAAGTTAATCTGGAGTTTTCTTCGTTCTGGCATCATGGAACAGGATGTGTTTATCCAATCCTACAAAGGCACCCCTCAAGGAGGGGTAATTTCCCCGCTATTAGCCAATATCTATCTCAATCAGCTGGATAGGGAATTGGAAAAACGTGGCCATCGCTTCGTTCGTTATGCGGATGATTTCTGCATATACACCAAGACTCCTCGTGCGGGAGAACGGGTGCTAGCTAGTGTCACTACCTTCCTTGAGAAGAAACTGAAACTGACGGTGAATACCGATAAGAGTAAAGTCACTACCCCAGGTAGTGCTAAATTCCTTGGGTTCACCATTTGGAAAACGATGGGAAAGTCAGAAGCCGTCCACATAAGACGGCTAAACAGAAATTCCGAAAACGATTAA
- the gpmA gene encoding 2,3-diphosphoglycerate-dependent phosphoglycerate mutase codes for MRKIILIRHGASEWNLLNLFTGWTDVDLSEQGVTEAKEAGRKLKEAGIEFDMAFTSVLQRAIKTCHIVLDEMDQLWIPEVKSWRLNERHYGDLQGLNKQETAEKYGEDQVLKWRRSYNTLPPLMDPDNPLSPVKDRRYANLQKRIIPMGENLETTLERVIPFWEDQIAPAVLDRKTVLVAAHGNSLRALIKYLEEIPDDEIMALEIPTGQPLVYELNDDLTIIRKYYL; via the coding sequence ATGAGGAAAATAATTTTGATTCGTCATGGGGCAAGCGAGTGGAACTTGTTGAACCTGTTTACGGGCTGGACGGATGTCGACTTGAGTGAACAGGGTGTCACGGAAGCGAAAGAAGCCGGCCGGAAACTCAAGGAAGCCGGGATTGAATTTGATATGGCGTTCACATCCGTACTGCAACGAGCGATCAAGACCTGCCATATTGTTCTGGATGAAATGGATCAATTATGGATACCGGAAGTGAAAAGCTGGCGACTCAATGAGCGGCACTATGGCGATCTGCAAGGACTGAACAAACAGGAAACAGCCGAAAAATATGGAGAAGACCAGGTTCTGAAATGGCGGCGCTCCTATAACACGTTGCCGCCGCTGATGGATCCGGATAATCCGCTGTCGCCGGTCAAGGATCGCCGCTACGCCAACCTGCAGAAACGGATCATTCCGATGGGGGAAAATTTGGAGACCACTTTGGAACGTGTCATACCGTTTTGGGAAGATCAGATCGCTCCAGCGGTTCTGGACCGAAAAACGGTACTGGTGGCGGCCCACGGGAACTCCTTGCGGGCATTGATCAAATATCTTGAAGAGATACCCGATGATGAGATTATGGCTTTGGAAATCCCTACCGGACAACCATTGGTCTATGAGTTGAATGATGACCTGACGATCATCAGAAAATACTATCTTTAA